One Vallitalea okinawensis DNA window includes the following coding sequences:
- a CDS encoding carbohydrate ABC transporter permease → MIKKNKGKVKDIDNKMGYLFIAPWLIGFIVFTLVPFVASFFLSLSQYDIVSSPVWIGLDNYKNILFNDPRFIKSLAVTFKFVLISVPARLAFALFIAMLLTQKRKGIGFYRTVLYIPSIIGGSVAVAVMWRQLFGREGALNDILMSLGLMEEPFSWIASPNTALGTLIILAVWQFGSPMLIFLAGLKQIPKTLYEAAAIDGANSFRRFFHISIPALTPVIFFNFIMQTINGFMTFTQSYIITDGGPFDSTLLYALYLFQQAFSYFSMGYGSALAWILLIIIAILTSLVFKSSSYWVFYESKED, encoded by the coding sequence GTGATTAAAAAAAATAAAGGAAAAGTGAAAGATATAGACAATAAAATGGGATATTTGTTTATAGCGCCTTGGTTAATTGGTTTTATTGTATTCACACTTGTTCCTTTTGTTGCATCCTTTTTCCTTTCCTTATCTCAATATGATATTGTTTCATCCCCAGTATGGATTGGGTTAGATAATTATAAGAATATTCTGTTTAATGACCCTCGATTTATCAAGTCATTAGCTGTTACATTTAAGTTTGTATTAATATCGGTACCTGCTAGATTAGCTTTTGCCTTATTTATTGCCATGCTCTTAACACAAAAAAGAAAAGGTATAGGTTTCTATAGGACAGTATTATACATACCTTCAATAATTGGTGGTAGTGTAGCTGTAGCAGTCATGTGGAGGCAGTTATTTGGTAGAGAAGGTGCTCTCAATGATATCCTTATGAGTCTAGGACTAATGGAAGAACCTTTTAGCTGGATTGCAAGCCCTAATACAGCATTGGGAACACTCATTATTTTAGCAGTATGGCAGTTTGGTTCACCTATGCTTATATTCCTTGCGGGATTAAAACAAATTCCTAAAACACTTTATGAAGCAGCAGCTATTGATGGTGCAAATTCTTTTAGAAGGTTTTTTCATATTTCCATTCCTGCCTTAACACCCGTTATCTTTTTTAATTTTATTATGCAGACCATTAATGGATTTATGACCTTCACTCAAAGTTATATTATTACTGATGGTGGTCCATTTGATAGTACACTACTGTATGCTCTTTATCTATTTCAGCAAGCCTTTTCCTATTTCTCCATGGGATATGGATCTGCTTTAGCATGGATTTTATTGATCATTATAGCTATTTTAACATCTCTTGTGTTTAAATCATCATCCTATTGGGTGTTCTATGAGTCAAAGGAGGATTAA
- a CDS encoding ABC transporter substrate-binding protein, giving the protein MKKVLVLCLAAILALSTLLVGCAGEEEKQDVGKETTQKTADNKDVKDVKSDEKVTTLRMMWWGSQNRHDRTLKVIELYESENPNIKIEPEFSGWDGYWEKIAAQTAANSLPDIFQQDYKYLSQYGSKGLLENLYPYADNKTLDLSDVPEGNYIGGEVDGNLYGLCIGINALSIIYNDRIFNEAGVAKPEPNWTYSDFIKAAEEINNKTGVYGLTSLMGEHYNGLSYYIRQDGKSFYSADNKTLGFEKSDFIEFMSRELEIKEKGIGLPADAANEKRSVEENHVATGEAAMSYLFSNQIIAVQSAAEDTIKMTVLPKGEDQKMDGLYIKPGQFLSVAASSDYKDEAVSFIDFFTNSIEANKILMAERGVPISTKVSEALKPLLEPSQVEMFDYLALAVNHSTPISKPEPSVHGEVDKVLENTYQQVMFKQITPEQAADQFFNEAEKILNK; this is encoded by the coding sequence ATGAAGAAAGTATTAGTATTATGTTTAGCAGCCATATTAGCTTTATCCACTTTACTTGTAGGATGTGCTGGTGAAGAAGAAAAGCAAGATGTGGGAAAAGAAACTACTCAAAAAACAGCGGATAACAAAGATGTAAAGGATGTTAAATCTGATGAAAAAGTAACGACACTTCGTATGATGTGGTGGGGTTCACAAAACCGTCATGATCGCACATTAAAAGTGATAGAACTCTATGAATCAGAAAATCCTAATATTAAAATTGAACCAGAGTTTTCTGGTTGGGATGGTTACTGGGAAAAAATCGCAGCTCAAACTGCTGCTAATTCCTTACCTGATATTTTTCAGCAAGATTATAAGTATTTAAGTCAATATGGTAGTAAGGGTTTATTAGAAAATTTATATCCTTATGCAGATAATAAGACATTAGATCTTTCAGATGTTCCTGAAGGGAATTATATTGGTGGTGAAGTAGATGGTAATCTTTATGGTCTTTGTATTGGTATCAATGCATTAAGTATCATCTATAATGATAGAATATTCAATGAAGCGGGAGTCGCTAAACCAGAGCCTAATTGGACCTATTCGGACTTTATTAAAGCAGCTGAAGAAATCAATAATAAAACTGGTGTATATGGTTTAACATCTTTAATGGGGGAACACTACAACGGGTTAAGTTATTATATTCGCCAAGATGGTAAATCTTTTTATTCAGCAGACAACAAGACATTGGGATTTGAAAAATCGGACTTTATAGAATTTATGAGTAGAGAACTAGAGATAAAAGAAAAAGGCATAGGCTTACCAGCCGATGCAGCAAATGAAAAAAGATCTGTGGAAGAAAATCATGTAGCAACTGGTGAAGCAGCTATGAGTTATCTATTTAGTAATCAAATTATAGCTGTTCAATCAGCAGCGGAAGATACAATTAAAATGACTGTTCTTCCTAAAGGAGAAGACCAGAAGATGGATGGTCTTTACATTAAGCCAGGACAATTTTTATCTGTAGCAGCATCTTCAGATTATAAAGATGAGGCAGTTAGTTTTATTGATTTCTTTACCAATTCAATAGAAGCAAACAAGATTTTAATGGCAGAAAGAGGAGTTCCTATTTCTACGAAGGTTAGCGAAGCACTTAAACCATTATTAGAGCCAAGCCAAGTGGAAATGTTTGATTATCTTGCATTGGCTGTGAATCATTCTACACCTATTTCTAAACCTGAACCTTCTGTTCACGGTGAGGTTGATAAAGTATTAGAGAACACATATCAGCAGGTTATGTTTAAGCAAATAACTCCAGAACAAGCAGCAGATCAATTCTTCAATGAAGCAGAAAAAATATTAAATAAATAA
- a CDS encoding response regulator transcription factor, producing the protein MYKLLLVDDEHIVRYGISQIIHWDKYDIQVLQAGNGEEALKVIEKNMPDFILTDIRMPGLDGLELIERVSHAKDQIIFAILSGYSDFEYARKAMAFGVKHYLLKPAEEEEIIKVIKSMIREKELMENKNKVLDQINVNKLVFEDNEHNNGVVNEIIKAVKEHVSNEKLSLNWLAKNVLFRNPDYIGKVFKKELNVSFSEYCMELRINKAKALLLSSHKNKKVSQVAEEVGFGNNPRYFSQVFKKKTGCTPNQYRKIHG; encoded by the coding sequence GTGTACAAATTATTATTGGTGGATGACGAACATATTGTACGATACGGCATATCTCAAATCATCCATTGGGATAAGTATGATATTCAAGTATTGCAAGCAGGCAATGGGGAAGAGGCGTTAAAAGTTATAGAAAAAAATATGCCAGATTTTATTTTGACGGATATAAGAATGCCAGGATTAGATGGATTGGAACTAATTGAAAGAGTATCCCATGCTAAAGACCAGATTATTTTTGCTATCTTATCCGGTTATAGTGATTTTGAATACGCTAGGAAGGCGATGGCTTTTGGTGTTAAACATTATTTGCTTAAGCCTGCTGAAGAAGAGGAGATCATTAAAGTTATCAAAAGTATGATTCGAGAAAAAGAGTTGATGGAAAATAAAAACAAAGTATTGGATCAGATTAATGTTAATAAATTAGTATTTGAAGACAATGAACATAACAATGGGGTAGTCAATGAAATCATTAAAGCAGTGAAAGAACATGTGAGTAATGAAAAACTCTCTTTGAACTGGTTGGCAAAAAATGTATTATTTCGTAATCCAGACTATATAGGAAAAGTTTTTAAGAAGGAACTTAACGTTAGCTTTAGCGAATACTGTATGGAATTAAGAATTAATAAAGCTAAAGCGTTATTACTTTCTAGTCATAAGAATAAAAAGGTTAGCCAAGTAGCAGAAGAAGTTGGATTTGGTAATAACCCAAGATATTTTAGTCAGGTTTTTAAGAAGAAGACAGGCTGTACCCCTAACCAGTATAGAAAAATTCACGGATAG
- a CDS encoding cache domain-containing sensor histidine kinase, whose amino-acid sequence MVKNRINIAGKLQAMKLKYKFTLVFLVSIIFLLMLSLISLQHTVHVYNNQLYETLMVSTNISSNTGDQRLKDLVDSSYDVITNNEFQDQLVMINESENYARYEITNEITDKLYAYLFNPDIASIQVICNNGDNIHATKVVSKLNQELLDTIYHGTQQLEGEIYWVPPSESTGNTIILARQIRQIKNLSLEPLGVLIFRIKPEGIVQGAVHNELNNNVFLISEDSYIYRTDSELPFEDVKPSKEDFNGYSIKSIKGHKYFFTYKQSNYNNWIYVNYIPYDELIKSALATTRLYIFIYLGSAIVFIYLINRIVNRLLKPVESLTRRMRKVENGDFHQEIENDILVNLKHGNEIDHLEYDFYLMLDKINHLIDENYIKQLQVKKFQIKALQAQINPHFLYNTLDSIFWLAKINQQKDISVMIKSLANLMRKSIDESTQIISIGEELSLLQDYINIQKIRHKDRLKIEMNVEEEVLHDEIPKLTLQPLVENSINYGLEKNTGECFINIQVFEDKDYVCLSVEDNGIGMSPELLEQLNKGLIKPTGTGIGVKNIRERLDNIYNNDFGLNYQSNEKQGTIVVVRVPRRRDRS is encoded by the coding sequence GTGGTGAAGAATAGGATCAACATTGCAGGGAAACTTCAAGCAATGAAATTAAAATATAAATTTACTTTAGTCTTTTTAGTATCTATTATCTTTTTGCTAATGCTCAGTTTAATATCTCTACAACATACCGTTCATGTCTATAATAATCAGCTATACGAAACACTCATGGTAAGCACTAATATTTCTAGTAACACAGGAGATCAGCGTCTCAAGGATTTAGTTGACAGCTCCTATGATGTTATCACAAACAATGAATTCCAAGATCAATTAGTAATGATCAATGAAAGTGAAAATTACGCTAGATATGAAATAACCAATGAAATTACTGACAAATTATATGCCTATTTATTTAATCCTGATATAGCATCTATTCAAGTTATTTGTAATAATGGTGACAATATCCATGCGACCAAAGTTGTATCCAAGCTTAACCAAGAGTTGTTGGATACTATATATCACGGAACTCAACAGCTAGAAGGTGAAATCTATTGGGTGCCACCGTCTGAAAGTACCGGCAACACCATTATTTTGGCGAGGCAAATAAGACAGATTAAGAACTTAAGTCTTGAACCTTTAGGTGTTCTCATTTTTAGAATTAAGCCAGAGGGAATTGTCCAAGGGGCCGTTCATAATGAACTCAATAATAATGTTTTTTTAATCAGTGAAGATAGTTATATTTATAGAACGGATAGTGAGCTTCCTTTTGAGGATGTGAAGCCTAGTAAGGAAGATTTTAATGGGTATTCTATTAAGTCAATCAAGGGGCATAAGTACTTCTTTACCTATAAACAATCCAACTATAACAATTGGATTTATGTCAACTACATACCTTATGATGAGTTGATCAAAAGTGCCCTAGCTACGACCCGGCTCTATATTTTTATTTATCTAGGTAGTGCTATCGTATTTATCTATCTTATTAATCGAATTGTTAATCGCTTGTTAAAGCCTGTGGAGTCACTAACAAGACGAATGCGTAAAGTAGAAAATGGGGACTTCCATCAAGAGATAGAAAATGATATTCTAGTTAATTTAAAGCATGGTAACGAAATTGATCATCTGGAATATGATTTCTATTTGATGTTAGATAAGATTAACCATCTTATAGATGAAAATTATATTAAGCAACTCCAAGTAAAGAAGTTTCAGATCAAAGCGCTTCAAGCTCAAATCAATCCTCATTTTTTATATAATACTCTAGACTCTATATTTTGGCTTGCTAAGATCAATCAACAAAAGGATATTTCTGTAATGATTAAGTCTCTAGCCAATTTAATGCGTAAATCCATTGATGAGAGTACTCAAATAATTTCCATAGGTGAAGAATTGAGTCTTTTACAGGACTATATTAATATTCAAAAAATAAGGCATAAAGACCGCTTGAAGATTGAAATGAATGTTGAAGAGGAAGTTCTTCATGATGAAATACCAAAGTTGACTCTGCAGCCCCTTGTTGAGAATTCTATAAATTATGGATTGGAGAAAAATACAGGGGAGTGTTTCATTAACATTCAAGTATTTGAAGATAAAGATTATGTATGTTTATCAGTTGAAGATAATGGCATTGGGATGTCACCCGAATTATTAGAACAGTTGAATAAAGGGTTAATCAAACCAACAGGAACAGGTATTGGTGTAAAAAATATTAGAGAAAGATTAGATAATATATATAATAATGATTTTGGACTTAATTATCAGAGTAATGAGAAACAAGGTACAATTGTTGTTGTAAGAGTGCCTAGGAGAAGGGATAGAAGTTAA
- a CDS encoding efflux RND transporter permease subunit, whose amino-acid sequence MIDIAIKYRKITLLFVVLIVIAGMYSYYLLPKQENPDMNAPFAMVVTVYPGASPDDVKELVTDEIEEEVREITGVRSTTTESRNSVSVVLIELDNDTDVDEAWDELYRAIDEVQNQIPDECFPIEVNTDLYKTAGMMISLSSEKYNYEELEDFADSYINKLSKIDGISSFEIVGEQQKQIAIEVDIDKLNAYPLSMDDIANLIASQNVKIPAGQLDSKNGKVSVNTTGTYTSIQEIENLVILISEEDGSALRLKDIAEVYYQYSDDNFKIKQNGENGILLTAYFKDDQNILLIGDETKNIINEVSDSLPEDLNIEYVLYQPDDVSESINNFMSNLIQGIIIVIIVVLLGLGLRNAVIVSVAIPLSMTMTFLMMSVLDIKIHQISIVSLIIVLGMLVDNAIVVSDSIQVLIDQGEERFRACVKGVKMVAIPVLTSTLTTIGAFTALLMLSGLAGEFITSLPKILIIALTASYLIALFVTPTLAYIFFRPSKKKKDSFKRVRGMFDHLLEVGLKHPKKTIAIGILAMISSGFFLLGINFSLFPIADNGIIYVDIYSDGVDNIERTEEIVSQIEEVLNDQELVTTYTSSVGGPLPKFYYSMPVYSLSSDFAQMMVRFDIEGSDFKSQQVYVEHVQKAIDEKVVGGNIEAKLHRQAEPVPALKYIITGDDMDELRDVSTEIESIIRNTEGTKNVRTNYSPEEYQFYVDVNPAIAMYYGISKYDVQREISYAVAGRDISTFVYQGQEYPIMVRGDMESVDELSNYAIKSSITDEKTLLKQVADVGPQKQVTNIRTYNGDTSVTVMADIASGYNATELANQVEGEFATLHLGNMTITGDGEKASIIDLFGDVGIVAIVAIILVFGVLLIQFKSYLQPLLILVTLPLACVGSLAGLFITGQELSFTALIGMVSLIGIVVNNAIVLLDFINEERDKGKTVKDACIDAVDQRFRPIMLSSFTTVMGLIPLVLSGEILFVPMSVSLISGILVSTLLTLVFFPVIYYVAYHKQDKDLNEENTQAYKY is encoded by the coding sequence ATGATTGATATTGCTATTAAGTATAGAAAGATTACGTTACTATTTGTTGTTCTTATAGTCATTGCAGGGATGTATAGTTATTATTTATTACCTAAACAAGAAAATCCAGATATGAATGCTCCTTTTGCAATGGTCGTTACTGTTTATCCAGGAGCATCGCCTGACGATGTTAAAGAACTTGTAACAGATGAGATAGAGGAAGAAGTAAGAGAAATAACTGGGGTTCGAAGCACTACAACTGAATCCAGAAACAGTGTGTCTGTTGTTTTGATTGAATTAGATAATGATACTGATGTAGATGAAGCCTGGGATGAACTTTATCGAGCGATAGATGAAGTTCAAAATCAAATACCTGATGAATGTTTCCCTATAGAAGTTAATACGGATCTATATAAGACAGCGGGTATGATGATCAGTCTCTCATCAGAAAAATACAATTACGAAGAGCTAGAAGATTTTGCTGATAGTTACATCAACAAATTATCTAAGATTGATGGTATATCTTCTTTCGAGATTGTTGGTGAACAACAAAAGCAAATAGCTATAGAAGTGGATATAGACAAATTAAATGCCTATCCATTATCCATGGATGATATTGCTAATCTCATAGCAAGCCAAAATGTTAAGATCCCTGCTGGTCAATTGGATAGTAAGAATGGGAAAGTATCTGTGAATACGACAGGTACCTATACCTCTATTCAAGAGATAGAAAATCTTGTTATCCTAATATCAGAAGAGGATGGTTCAGCCCTACGTTTAAAAGATATTGCTGAGGTTTACTATCAATACAGTGATGATAATTTTAAAATCAAACAAAATGGTGAAAATGGTATATTATTGACGGCATACTTTAAAGATGACCAAAATATTCTTCTCATTGGTGACGAAACTAAAAATATTATCAATGAAGTTAGTGATTCTCTACCAGAAGATTTAAATATTGAGTATGTTCTTTACCAGCCAGATGATGTGAGTGAATCCATTAATAATTTTATGAGTAACCTGATACAAGGTATTATTATTGTTATTATCGTCGTTCTATTAGGTTTAGGTCTTAGAAATGCAGTTATTGTATCGGTAGCTATTCCTTTATCGATGACGATGACATTTCTTATGATGTCTGTATTGGATATCAAGATCCATCAAATATCTATCGTTTCTTTAATTATCGTACTGGGCATGTTGGTGGATAATGCTATTGTTGTCAGCGACTCCATACAAGTATTGATTGACCAAGGAGAAGAGCGATTTAGAGCCTGTGTAAAAGGTGTTAAGATGGTCGCAATACCTGTTTTAACATCCACTTTAACCACCATTGGAGCCTTCACAGCTCTTCTAATGTTAAGTGGTCTTGCTGGTGAATTTATTACTAGTTTACCAAAGATATTGATAATTGCGCTTACGGCATCTTATTTGATCGCCTTATTTGTCACTCCCACATTAGCTTATATATTCTTTAGACCATCGAAGAAGAAAAAGGACTCATTCAAGAGAGTACGGGGTATGTTTGATCATTTATTAGAGGTAGGTTTAAAACACCCCAAAAAAACCATTGCAATTGGAATTTTAGCCATGATATCCTCGGGTTTCTTTTTGCTAGGTATCAATTTTTCATTATTTCCAATTGCAGATAATGGCATCATTTATGTAGATATTTACTCGGATGGTGTAGATAATATAGAACGTACTGAAGAGATTGTTTCACAGATTGAGGAAGTACTTAATGATCAGGAGTTGGTAACTACTTATACATCCTCCGTTGGTGGACCATTACCTAAGTTTTATTATTCCATGCCTGTTTATTCCTTATCCTCTGATTTTGCTCAGATGATGGTACGATTTGATATTGAGGGAAGTGATTTTAAATCTCAACAGGTCTATGTGGAACATGTGCAAAAAGCCATCGATGAAAAGGTGGTAGGTGGTAATATAGAAGCCAAATTACATAGGCAGGCAGAACCTGTACCTGCATTGAAATATATTATCACTGGAGATGATATGGATGAGTTACGTGATGTGAGTACCGAAATTGAGTCAATTATTCGCAATACAGAGGGTACTAAAAATGTACGCACTAATTATTCGCCAGAAGAATATCAGTTTTATGTAGATGTGAATCCAGCAATTGCTATGTACTATGGTATTAGTAAATATGACGTTCAACGAGAAATAAGTTATGCTGTGGCTGGGAGGGATATCTCAACCTTTGTGTATCAAGGTCAAGAATACCCTATTATGGTTAGGGGAGATATGGAGTCAGTAGATGAACTCAGTAATTACGCCATCAAATCCTCTATTACCGATGAGAAGACCCTTCTTAAACAGGTGGCAGATGTAGGACCACAAAAGCAGGTTACCAATATTAGAACCTATAATGGAGATACATCAGTGACGGTAATGGCTGATATTGCTTCGGGTTATAATGCAACAGAATTAGCTAACCAAGTGGAAGGTGAGTTTGCTACACTCCATCTGGGAAACATGACGATAACAGGTGATGGTGAAAAAGCAAGTATCATTGATTTATTTGGAGATGTAGGTATAGTCGCAATAGTAGCCATTATCCTAGTGTTTGGGGTGCTATTAATTCAGTTTAAATCCTATTTGCAACCTCTGTTAATATTAGTTACATTACCTTTAGCCTGTGTTGGTTCTTTGGCTGGGTTGTTCATAACAGGGCAAGAATTATCCTTTACAGCCCTTATTGGTATGGTTAGCTTGATTGGTATTGTGGTTAATAACGCGATTGTATTACTTGACTTTATTAATGAGGAACGGGATAAAGGAAAGACAGTGAAGGATGCATGTATTGATGCCGTGGATCAACGCTTTAGACCTATTATGCTTAGCAGCTTTACAACAGTAATGGGGCTAATACCCCTAGTTCTATCTGGAGAGATCCTATTTGTGCCTATGTCCGTTTCATTAATTTCAGGGATACTGGTATCTACACTATTAACCCTTGTATTTTTCCCTGTCATCTATTATGTGGCTTATCACAAGCAGGATAAGGATTTAAATGAGGAAAATACTCAAGCATATAAATATTAG
- a CDS encoding HlyD family secretion protein encodes MKKLLVSMLLLTLIITGCTEVNSVVNEDMPNPVEIEEAKVSSMSKELYYTGVVNVGQVQKLAFKTGGIIEEIPVEVGDKVIFEQKLAVLDTSDIEFGLRAAEATLKAAMAQYNKAVNGTTGEEIQQASLNVDKAKEAFELTEQTYNQVAALYEKGAVSKYDLDQVKTQMEVDQATYEQALSVLQQANDGARQEDIMALQAQVEAATVDVERYQKMIDDSIVYSPFEGYVVEVLFDENEIIDAGYPVVVVRDEEIIVQIGASQKDINELFLGKEINVVANQQTVKGTIGKIADVPDETTKLYKVEIELEGQPFKVGSIVEVTIPIETSEGVWIPIQYIKIDSEEYVYIVEEEQVKRKSITIENNINDYALVTGIDEGDLIIVKGDKNVEEDDHVIIVE; translated from the coding sequence ATGAAAAAGTTATTAGTTTCTATGCTACTTTTGACTTTAATAATAACCGGCTGTACAGAAGTCAATTCAGTCGTTAATGAAGATATGCCTAATCCTGTAGAAATTGAAGAAGCTAAGGTCAGTAGCATGTCTAAAGAACTCTATTATACAGGTGTAGTAAATGTAGGGCAAGTTCAAAAGTTAGCATTTAAAACGGGAGGAATCATCGAAGAAATACCCGTTGAAGTAGGTGACAAGGTTATCTTTGAACAAAAATTAGCGGTCTTGGATACCAGTGATATAGAATTTGGCTTAAGAGCTGCAGAAGCCACTTTAAAGGCTGCAATGGCACAATACAACAAAGCTGTTAATGGTACAACAGGTGAAGAAATACAACAAGCTTCACTTAACGTAGATAAGGCAAAAGAAGCCTTTGAACTAACAGAACAGACCTATAATCAAGTAGCTGCTCTCTATGAAAAAGGAGCAGTTTCTAAATATGATTTAGATCAAGTAAAGACTCAAATGGAAGTAGATCAAGCAACTTATGAGCAGGCTTTATCTGTCTTACAGCAAGCCAATGATGGAGCTAGGCAGGAGGACATTATGGCTTTACAAGCACAAGTGGAGGCCGCTACTGTTGACGTTGAACGCTATCAGAAGATGATCGATGACTCAATTGTCTACAGTCCTTTTGAAGGTTATGTTGTAGAAGTATTATTTGATGAAAATGAAATAATCGATGCAGGATATCCTGTAGTGGTGGTAAGAGATGAGGAAATTATTGTACAGATCGGTGCTTCTCAAAAAGATATTAATGAACTCTTTTTGGGTAAAGAGATTAATGTCGTAGCTAATCAACAGACTGTTAAAGGCACTATTGGAAAAATAGCTGATGTACCTGATGAAACAACGAAGCTATACAAGGTAGAAATAGAACTGGAAGGGCAACCTTTTAAAGTAGGTAGCATTGTAGAGGTAACCATACCTATTGAAACCAGTGAAGGGGTGTGGATTCCCATACAATATATCAAGATTGATTCAGAAGAATATGTGTATATTGTAGAAGAGGAACAAGTAAAGCGTAAATCGATAACCATTGAAAACAATATCAATGACTATGCCCTTGTAACAGGTATTGATGAAGGGGATTTAATCATCGTTAAGGGTGATAAGAACGTGGAAGAAGACGACCATGTAATCATAGTGGAGTAG
- a CDS encoding Rossmann-fold NAD(P)-binding domain-containing protein, with protein MKILVIGLQNSLSLEIVTTLKKQHHVIGFANPSVANNNKIYKQLGIDIINGDLRSYEDVSKALEGIETIIYIEALPSNLSCLNNKLSKAVYMEGTSCLLKAIREQENQVKLIFFSSPHPGKEIAEEMIRKLTKTPWVTIKVEYELERSYKFRIIKKALVVKVLANLASELSQETISDLWGDTYFIHINKIIRALQDELIEDFFNRYGKDMTKILKHKRRVHLEKNKLDQYFNYRKSVVDELGEKIVKSLPRRLELLRFFPYFILRKIYMKRIEDDETMVRYLQQHKYLEVQKK; from the coding sequence ATGAAGATCTTAGTCATTGGTCTACAAAATAGTTTAAGCCTCGAGATAGTTACAACTCTTAAGAAACAGCATCATGTTATTGGTTTTGCTAATCCTTCTGTAGCAAATAATAATAAAATATACAAACAGTTAGGAATAGATATTATTAATGGTGATTTAAGAAGCTATGAGGATGTTAGTAAAGCCCTTGAAGGCATTGAAACCATTATTTATATTGAAGCCTTACCGAGCAACCTCAGCTGTTTGAATAATAAGTTGAGTAAAGCTGTTTATATGGAGGGCACAAGCTGCCTATTGAAGGCTATTAGGGAACAAGAAAATCAAGTGAAGCTGATTTTTTTTAGTTCACCCCATCCAGGAAAAGAAATAGCTGAAGAAATGATTAGGAAACTGACTAAAACGCCTTGGGTGACTATTAAAGTGGAGTATGAATTAGAAAGGTCTTATAAATTTCGAATCATTAAAAAGGCTTTAGTCGTTAAAGTATTAGCTAATTTAGCCAGCGAGTTATCTCAAGAGACTATTAGTGATTTATGGGGTGATACTTATTTTATACATATTAATAAAATTATTAGAGCACTACAAGACGAATTAATCGAGGACTTTTTTAACCGATATGGTAAAGACATGACTAAAATTCTAAAACATAAAAGGCGAGTTCATCTGGAGAAAAATAAATTAGATCAGTATTTTAATTATCGAAAAAGCGTAGTAGATGAGTTAGGAGAAAAAATAGTAAAATCTCTACCTAGGCGCCTGGAACTATTACGATTTTTTCCATACTTTATCCTTCGTAAAATCTATATGAAAAGAATAGAAGATGATGAGACTATGGTCAGGTATTTACAGCAACATAAATATTTGGAGGTGCAGAAAAAATGA